Proteins co-encoded in one Dyella japonica A8 genomic window:
- a CDS encoding recombination-associated protein RdgC, which translates to MFFRNLTLFRFSPAVADDLNRLDEVLGEYRLRPCGPMEMGTKGFVPPVGRGEEAALTHVVHACTMVTVGSEDKLLPGAVVNDELHRRVQKIAEEEGRKVGGRERKRLKEDVLNELVPRAFIRSSRQRAYVDKKNGWLVLDTSSRKSAENTLTQMREALGSFPAVPLAPEEGPRVLMTDWLANGNLPAGLAFGDEVELRDPASATGAIAKCRRQDLDGEEVKEHLRNGKQVFQLGLTFDERMSFVLGEDLIVRKLKFLDVVVDELGDSHPDAAAEADATFALLTLELERLLGKLEEWFGLPRPAEA; encoded by the coding sequence ATGTTCTTCCGCAATCTCACGCTGTTCCGCTTTTCCCCCGCCGTTGCCGACGACCTGAACCGCCTCGATGAGGTGCTGGGCGAGTACCGCCTGCGCCCCTGCGGCCCCATGGAAATGGGCACCAAGGGTTTCGTGCCGCCGGTGGGCCGGGGCGAGGAAGCCGCGCTCACCCACGTCGTGCACGCCTGCACCATGGTTACCGTGGGCAGCGAGGACAAACTCCTTCCCGGCGCCGTGGTGAACGACGAACTTCACCGCCGTGTGCAGAAGATCGCCGAAGAAGAAGGCCGCAAGGTCGGCGGTCGCGAGCGCAAGCGCCTGAAGGAGGACGTGCTCAACGAGCTGGTGCCGCGTGCCTTCATCCGCAGCTCGCGCCAGCGTGCCTACGTGGACAAGAAGAACGGCTGGCTGGTGCTGGACACCTCCAGTCGCAAGTCCGCTGAGAACACGCTCACCCAGATGCGCGAGGCGCTGGGCAGCTTCCCGGCCGTGCCGCTGGCGCCGGAAGAGGGCCCGCGCGTGCTCATGACCGACTGGCTGGCCAACGGCAACCTGCCGGCCGGGCTGGCCTTCGGCGACGAGGTGGAGCTGCGCGACCCCGCCTCGGCCACCGGCGCCATCGCCAAGTGCCGCCGCCAGGACCTGGACGGCGAGGAAGTGAAGGAACACCTGCGCAACGGCAAACAGGTGTTCCAGCTCGGTCTCACCTTCGATGAGCGCATGAGCTTCGTGCTGGGCGAGGACCTGATCGTCCGCAAGCTCAAGTTCCTCGACGTGGTGGTCGACGAACTGGGCGACAGCCACCCGGACGCCGCCGCCGAGGCCGACGCCACCTTCGCCCTGCTCACGCTGGAGCTGGAGCGCCTGCTCGGCAAGCTGGAGGAGTGGTTCGGCCTGCCGCGTCCCGCCGAGGCCTGA
- a CDS encoding methyltransferase family protein, whose protein sequence is MELPIAQVIEASWMLFLLYWLWGWRRVKDASRSEPILPRLLKYWLPLAVAVLLISPREWLHGTWLGSRMYPESVAIALLGALLTLLGVVFACWARHVLGRNWSSVVQVKQGHELIQSGPYRWVRHPIYTGMLLAFVGTGTAIGEWRSAIAVLIVATSFWFKLRLEERWMRESFGATYVQYMQRTKALIPGLL, encoded by the coding sequence ATGGAGTTGCCGATCGCGCAGGTCATTGAAGCATCGTGGATGCTGTTTCTCCTGTACTGGTTGTGGGGGTGGCGTCGCGTCAAGGACGCCAGTCGCAGCGAGCCCATCCTGCCGCGACTGCTCAAATATTGGCTGCCGCTGGCCGTGGCCGTGCTGTTGATCAGCCCCCGCGAGTGGCTTCATGGCACCTGGCTCGGCTCGCGCATGTATCCGGAAAGCGTCGCCATCGCTCTGCTGGGCGCCTTGCTCACCTTGCTGGGCGTCGTCTTTGCGTGTTGGGCGCGCCATGTGCTCGGACGCAACTGGAGCTCAGTGGTTCAGGTGAAGCAAGGCCACGAATTGATTCAGAGCGGTCCCTATCGCTGGGTGCGCCATCCCATCTACACCGGCATGCTGCTGGCGTTCGTGGGAACGGGCACGGCGATCGGAGAATGGCGTAGCGCGATAGCCGTGCTGATCGTGGCCACGTCGTTCTGGTTCAAGCTGCGGCTGGAGGAGCGTTGGATGCGCGAGAGCTTCGGCGCCACCTACGTGCAATACATGCAGCGCACGAAGGCTTTGATTCCCGGGCTGCTGTAG
- a CDS encoding YdcH family protein: MQVQDQAEIAHLLAELRVEHRDLDVAIEHLAASFSRDELQLTRMKKRKLLLKDHIARLESKLIPDLDA; encoded by the coding sequence ATGCAGGTCCAGGACCAAGCCGAGATCGCCCATCTGCTGGCCGAATTGCGCGTCGAGCACCGCGACCTCGACGTGGCCATCGAACACCTGGCGGCGTCGTTCAGCCGCGACGAGCTGCAGCTCACCCGCATGAAGAAGCGCAAACTGCTGCTGAAAGATCATATTGCGCGACTGGAAAGCAAGCTGATCCCCGACCTGGACGCCTGA
- the pssA gene encoding CDP-diacylglycerol--serine O-phosphatidyltransferase, with protein MNRPLPSPRSLARRLLSLRRRRGPDLSAHVNFAVPAAAITTLAGPAAFRDTLLTLIAQAERRIVLVALYLQDDDAGREVLEALHAAQAARPELCIEVYVDWHRARRGLIGKGGSEGNAAMYRQYAERLGDDVVIRGVPVQTRELFGVLHLKGFIIDDTVLYSGASLNDVYLAKHGRYRLDRYHVIRHQPLADSMVAFVHRQFRDSDAVPRLDRQPQPRARELQEPIRRLRQSLQQAKYTGESEVPRHGDVMVIPLAGLGRDDNALNEALLDLLRGAQRRVILLTPYFNMPRPVRAVVGQLLRRGCQLDIMVGDKTANDFYIPPEQPFNRIGLLPYLYEANLRRFARIHQRAIDNGQLNLWLWRDGDNTYHLKGLFVDEEIAVLTGNNLNPRAWALDLENGLLLRDQSRQLMAQHEAEWQALRSHATRLEHYRDLPGARSYPPEVRKLLKRLRRVRLDRLIGRLL; from the coding sequence ATGAATCGACCGCTACCCTCGCCACGCAGCCTTGCCCGCCGACTGCTTTCCCTGCGCCGGCGGCGCGGGCCGGATCTGTCCGCGCACGTGAATTTCGCCGTGCCGGCGGCGGCGATCACCACGCTGGCGGGGCCGGCGGCCTTTCGCGACACGCTGCTGACGCTGATCGCGCAGGCAGAACGGCGCATCGTGCTGGTCGCCTTGTACCTGCAGGATGACGATGCGGGTCGCGAAGTGCTTGAAGCCCTGCACGCGGCGCAGGCGGCGCGGCCGGAGCTCTGCATCGAGGTTTACGTGGACTGGCATCGCGCGCGTCGCGGCCTGATCGGCAAGGGCGGCAGCGAAGGCAATGCCGCCATGTACCGTCAGTATGCCGAGCGCCTGGGCGATGACGTGGTGATCCGCGGCGTGCCGGTGCAGACGCGCGAGCTGTTCGGCGTGCTGCACCTGAAGGGCTTCATCATCGACGACACGGTGCTCTACAGCGGCGCCAGCCTCAACGATGTGTACCTGGCGAAGCACGGCCGCTACCGCCTCGACCGCTACCACGTCATCCGCCACCAGCCGCTCGCGGACAGCATGGTGGCGTTCGTGCACCGGCAGTTTCGCGACAGCGACGCCGTGCCGCGGCTGGATCGCCAGCCGCAGCCGCGCGCACGCGAGCTGCAGGAGCCGATCCGCCGCCTGCGCCAGTCCCTGCAGCAGGCGAAGTACACCGGCGAGAGCGAAGTGCCCCGCCATGGCGATGTGATGGTGATCCCGCTGGCGGGCCTGGGCCGCGACGACAATGCGCTCAACGAAGCCCTGCTGGATCTACTGCGTGGCGCGCAGCGCCGCGTGATCCTGCTGACACCGTATTTCAACATGCCGCGCCCGGTGCGCGCGGTGGTCGGCCAGTTGCTGCGTCGCGGTTGCCAGCTGGACATCATGGTCGGCGACAAGACCGCCAACGATTTCTACATTCCGCCGGAACAGCCGTTCAACCGCATCGGCCTGCTGCCGTACCTGTACGAGGCCAACCTGCGCCGCTTCGCGCGCATCCACCAGCGCGCCATCGACAACGGCCAGCTCAACCTGTGGCTGTGGCGCGACGGCGACAACACCTACCACCTCAAGGGCCTGTTCGTGGACGAGGAGATTGCCGTGCTCACCGGCAACAACCTCAATCCACGCGCCTGGGCACTGGATCTGGAAAACGGCCTGCTGCTGCGTGACCAGTCGCGCCAGCTGATGGCACAGCACGAGGCGGAATGGCAGGCGCTACGCAGCCACGCCACCCGGCTTGAGCACTATCGCGACCTGCCGGGTGCGCGCAGCTATCCGCCGGAAGTGCGTAAGTTGTTGAAGCGCCTGCGGCGCGTGCGGTTGGACCGGCTTATTGGTCGGTTGCTCTGA
- a CDS encoding aromatic amino acid transaminase: MSLFASVEMTPGDPILGLTEAYLADSRPGKVNLGVGIYYDEKGRIPLMRAVHEVEKSLALEAKPRGYLPIDGMPTYNIATQKLVFGEDSPLLAAGRVATSQTIGGSGALRIGADLLKKVLPKAKVAISNPSWENHRVVFSAAGFDVVDYAYYDAATHGLDFAGMLADLGKLEPGTVVLLHACCHNPTGVDLNAEQWQQVVDLVKERGLMPFVDMAYQGFDEGIDADATAVRLFAASGIDAFVVANSYSKSFSLYGERVGALSVVGKDRDEALRVQSLVKRTIRSNYSSPATHGGALVSGVLNSRELKAMWEQELGEMRERIHAMRAGMVEKLAAAGSPQFGFIQQQAGMFSYSGLSKAQVDRLREEYAIYAIGTGRICVAALNRANLDTVVNAVAAVSR; the protein is encoded by the coding sequence GTGTCCCTCTTTGCATCCGTTGAAATGACCCCGGGCGATCCGATCCTGGGACTCACCGAGGCCTACCTGGCCGACAGCCGTCCGGGCAAGGTCAACCTGGGCGTGGGTATCTATTACGACGAGAAGGGCCGCATCCCGCTGATGCGCGCCGTGCACGAAGTGGAAAAGTCGCTGGCGCTGGAAGCCAAGCCGCGCGGCTACCTGCCCATCGATGGCATGCCGACCTACAACATCGCCACGCAGAAGCTGGTGTTCGGTGAAGACTCGCCGCTGCTGGCCGCCGGCCGCGTGGCCACCTCGCAGACCATCGGCGGCAGTGGCGCGCTGCGCATCGGCGCCGACCTGCTGAAGAAGGTGTTGCCCAAGGCCAAGGTCGCCATCAGCAACCCGAGCTGGGAAAACCACCGCGTGGTGTTCAGCGCCGCCGGCTTCGACGTGGTCGACTACGCCTACTACGACGCCGCCACGCATGGCCTGGATTTCGCCGGCATGCTGGCAGACCTCGGCAAGCTGGAGCCGGGCACCGTGGTGCTGCTGCACGCGTGCTGCCACAACCCGACCGGCGTGGACCTCAACGCCGAACAGTGGCAGCAGGTGGTGGACCTGGTGAAGGAGCGCGGCCTGATGCCGTTCGTCGACATGGCCTACCAGGGCTTCGACGAAGGCATCGACGCCGACGCCACCGCCGTGCGCCTGTTTGCTGCCTCCGGCATCGACGCCTTCGTGGTCGCCAACTCGTACTCCAAGTCGTTCTCGCTGTACGGCGAGCGCGTGGGCGCGCTGTCGGTGGTGGGCAAGGACCGCGACGAAGCGCTGCGCGTGCAGTCGCTGGTCAAGCGCACCATCCGCTCCAACTACTCCAGCCCGGCCACCCACGGCGGCGCCCTCGTCTCCGGCGTGCTCAACAGCCGCGAGCTGAAGGCCATGTGGGAGCAGGAGCTGGGCGAGATGCGCGAGCGCATCCACGCGATGCGCGCCGGCATGGTGGAGAAGCTGGCCGCCGCGGGCTCCCCGCAGTTCGGCTTCATCCAGCAGCAGGCCGGTATGTTCTCCTACTCGGGCCTCAGCAAGGCCCAGGTGGACCGCCTGCGCGAGGAATACGCCATCTACGCCATCGGCACCGGCCGCATCTGCGTCGCCGCGCTCAACCGCGCCAACCTGGATACGGTGGTGAATGCCGTGGCTGCGGTCAGCCGCTGA
- a CDS encoding EF-hand domain-containing protein, protein MRNTLLIAAALAAFAVTASHAQTGLGPIANQAKNAMKNFDIADKNKDGLLTKEEAEKGPVPFIRAHFDAIDKNHRGVVSKQDVVEYIQSLEHGGPVAPAPAASTH, encoded by the coding sequence ATGCGCAACACCCTGCTGATCGCCGCCGCCCTTGCCGCCTTCGCCGTTACCGCCAGCCATGCGCAGACGGGCCTTGGCCCCATCGCCAACCAGGCCAAGAACGCCATGAAGAACTTCGACATCGCCGACAAGAACAAGGACGGCCTGTTGACGAAGGAAGAGGCGGAGAAAGGCCCCGTGCCGTTCATCCGCGCCCATTTCGATGCGATCGACAAGAACCATCGCGGTGTGGTGTCCAAGCAGGATGTGGTCGAGTACATCCAGTCGCTGGAGCACGGCGGCCCGGTAGCACCGGCACCGGCGGCTTCGACGCACTGA
- a CDS encoding M48 family metallopeptidase: protein MTQHLEGDWLELATASGSTIRVLKAAHPRARRLRLTVTPKGARVSYPHGTHPAQVSAFLRHHADWLERKLDELHLIVKPVPPLRFGTPTEFPLRGETVQLDWADGPYPKVEAGEGTLTLVIPRPHTRALPVARGLLASYLESQIRRDVARWLAGYVPQLGLAPTALRVRPMKSLWGSLDTRDRINLDLALALAPPNALRYVLAHELCHLKVRSHAPRFWQQVEGLFPEWREQRDWLRLNGAWLKTELDRLIADVAD from the coding sequence ATGACGCAGCACCTCGAAGGCGATTGGCTTGAACTGGCCACCGCAAGCGGCAGCACTATCCGTGTGCTCAAGGCCGCGCATCCGCGCGCACGCCGCTTGCGCCTCACCGTGACGCCCAAGGGCGCGCGTGTGTCGTATCCGCACGGCACGCATCCCGCGCAGGTGAGCGCGTTCCTGCGCCATCACGCCGACTGGCTGGAGCGCAAGCTCGACGAGTTGCACCTCATCGTCAAACCCGTGCCGCCGCTGCGCTTCGGTACGCCCACGGAATTCCCGCTGCGTGGCGAAACCGTGCAGCTCGATTGGGCCGATGGCCCGTATCCGAAAGTCGAAGCGGGCGAGGGCACGCTCACGCTGGTGATACCCCGGCCGCACACGCGGGCGTTGCCCGTCGCACGCGGATTGCTCGCCTCATACCTCGAATCGCAGATCCGCCGCGACGTGGCACGTTGGCTCGCGGGCTACGTGCCGCAGCTAGGCCTCGCACCCACCGCGTTGCGCGTGCGCCCCATGAAAAGCCTGTGGGGCAGCCTGGACACGCGCGACCGCATCAACCTCGATCTCGCCCTCGCGCTCGCGCCGCCCAATGCGCTGCGCTACGTGCTCGCGCACGAACTCTGCCACCTCAAGGTGCGCAGCCACGCGCCGCGTTTCTGGCAGCAGGTGGAAGGCCTGTTCCCAGAGTGGCGTGAGCAGCGCGACTGGCTGCGGCTCAACGGGGCGTGGCTGAAGACCGAACTCGATCGTTTGATTGCCGACGTGGCGGACTGA
- a CDS encoding GNAT family N-acetyltransferase — protein sequence MSALTPVLLEDAYVALEPLTPDHAPALEAAAADGELWNLWFTSAPAPGEAAAYIAKALDGQKAGLMLPFAVREKSSGDIVGTTRFYDAVNDPRRVAIGYTWYAKRWQKSHLNTACKRLLLQHAFEQLGCVAVEFHTDHRNLDSQRAIERLGAVREGMLRNHKRRPDGTLRHTVCFSVIDNEWPDVARWLAMRLERLAG from the coding sequence ATGTCCGCGCTGACGCCTGTCCTGCTGGAAGACGCCTACGTCGCCCTCGAACCCCTCACGCCCGACCACGCCCCGGCCCTCGAAGCGGCGGCGGCGGACGGCGAGCTGTGGAATCTGTGGTTCACCAGCGCGCCCGCACCGGGCGAGGCGGCGGCGTACATCGCCAAGGCGCTGGATGGCCAGAAGGCCGGTTTGATGCTGCCCTTCGCGGTGCGCGAAAAGAGCAGCGGCGACATCGTCGGCACCACGCGCTTCTACGATGCCGTGAACGACCCGCGTCGCGTGGCCATTGGCTACACCTGGTACGCCAAGCGCTGGCAGAAGAGCCACCTCAACACCGCGTGCAAGCGCCTGCTGCTGCAGCATGCCTTCGAACAACTGGGCTGCGTCGCGGTGGAGTTTCACACCGACCACCGCAACCTCGATTCACAGCGCGCCATCGAGCGCCTCGGCGCCGTGCGCGAAGGCATGCTGCGCAACCACAAGCGACGCCCTGACGGCACACTTCGCCACACCGTGTGCTTCAGTGTGATCGACAACGAATGGCCGGACGTCGCGCGCTGGCTGGCGATGCGGCTGGAACGCCTGGCCGGCTGA
- the ttcA gene encoding tRNA 2-thiocytidine(32) synthetase TtcA, which produces MSAQPEATRKQHYEAAKLAKRLRHQVGQAIADFNMVEAGDKVMVCLSGGKDSYTLLDILLSLQARAPVRFEIVAVNLDQKQPGFPEHVLPEYLTALGVPFHIIEQDTYSTVTRVIPEGKTMCSLCSRLRRGALYHWAAANGVTKIALGHHRDDILGTFFLNLFYQAQLKAMPPKLRSDDGRHVVIRPLAYCKESDIAAYAEERAFPIIPCNLCGSQENLQRKAVKRMMEDWEQTQPGRAENIFRALGSVSPSQLADRNLFDFASLGARECTPRADAHQWLAGTPDES; this is translated from the coding sequence ATGTCCGCCCAGCCCGAAGCCACCCGCAAGCAGCACTACGAGGCCGCCAAGCTGGCCAAGCGCCTGCGTCACCAGGTGGGCCAGGCCATTGCTGACTTCAACATGGTCGAGGCAGGCGACAAGGTCATGGTGTGCCTGTCCGGCGGCAAGGATTCCTACACGCTGCTGGACATCCTGTTGTCGCTGCAGGCCAGGGCGCCGGTGCGCTTTGAGATCGTCGCGGTGAACCTGGACCAGAAGCAGCCGGGCTTTCCCGAGCATGTGCTGCCGGAATACCTGACCGCGCTGGGCGTGCCGTTTCACATCATCGAGCAGGACACCTACAGCACCGTCACCCGCGTCATCCCGGAAGGGAAGACCATGTGCAGCCTGTGCTCGCGCCTGCGGCGCGGCGCGCTGTACCACTGGGCGGCGGCCAACGGCGTCACCAAGATTGCGCTGGGCCACCATCGCGACGACATCCTGGGCACGTTCTTCCTGAACCTGTTCTACCAGGCCCAGCTCAAGGCCATGCCGCCCAAGCTGCGCTCGGACGATGGCCGCCACGTGGTGATCCGGCCGTTGGCCTACTGCAAGGAAAGCGATATCGCCGCCTACGCGGAGGAGCGCGCGTTCCCGATCATCCCCTGCAACCTCTGCGGTTCGCAGGAAAACCTGCAACGCAAGGCAGTTAAGCGCATGATGGAGGACTGGGAACAGACCCAGCCCGGCCGCGCCGAGAATATTTTCCGCGCGTTGGGCAGCGTGTCACCCTCTCAGCTCGCCGATCGCAACCTGTTCGACTTCGCGTCGCTAGGCGCACGCGAATGCACTCCCCGCGCCGATGCGCACCAGTGGCTTGCCGGCACGCCCGACGAGTCGTGA
- a CDS encoding alpha/beta fold hydrolase, protein MATKKTTPVTPAPTRPLWQRLALRRLKFLGFVALVLAVVLGGSYLFAPQWLMSAEIKREAMSAHVDKHSVQVGDTTWVYYEGGEGPTLLMLHGFAASKEVWMKQMEQLSPHFHVIAPDLPGWGESTRVDGASYNIDAQVSRLQGFMEALHLPKLVLIGHSMGGAIAGTYAAEHPEHVAELVLIDSFGLKANENDFSRLAKSGTNPFVFDNREQFAKATAWAFAKPLDLPGRFQDVLIARNQKDRAFIDHTFNELREPSQYLSLQNRLDQLQMPVLGLWCHDDKIIDISALDSLRNGLKNASAISTSMLTGCNHMPNVEKPEETARIITGFALSH, encoded by the coding sequence ATGGCCACCAAGAAAACGACGCCTGTCACGCCCGCCCCGACGCGCCCGCTATGGCAGCGGCTCGCCCTGCGCCGGCTCAAGTTCCTCGGCTTCGTCGCCCTCGTGCTCGCCGTGGTGCTGGGCGGCTCGTACCTGTTTGCGCCGCAATGGCTGATGAGCGCCGAGATCAAGCGCGAGGCCATGTCCGCGCACGTGGACAAGCATTCCGTGCAGGTGGGCGACACCACATGGGTCTACTACGAGGGTGGCGAAGGCCCCACGCTGCTGATGCTGCACGGCTTTGCCGCCAGCAAGGAAGTGTGGATGAAGCAGATGGAACAGCTGTCACCGCATTTCCACGTGATCGCGCCGGACCTGCCGGGCTGGGGCGAGTCCACCCGTGTCGATGGCGCCAGCTACAACATCGATGCGCAGGTCTCGCGCCTGCAGGGCTTCATGGAAGCGCTGCACCTTCCGAAGCTGGTGCTGATCGGCCACTCGATGGGCGGCGCCATCGCCGGCACCTACGCCGCCGAGCACCCGGAGCACGTCGCCGAACTCGTGCTGATCGATTCGTTCGGCCTGAAGGCCAATGAAAACGACTTCTCGCGCCTGGCCAAGTCCGGCACCAACCCATTCGTGTTCGACAACCGCGAGCAGTTCGCCAAGGCCACCGCGTGGGCCTTCGCCAAGCCGCTGGACCTTCCCGGCCGCTTCCAGGACGTACTGATCGCACGCAACCAGAAAGACCGCGCTTTCATCGATCACACCTTCAACGAACTACGCGAGCCCTCGCAGTACCTGTCGCTGCAGAACCGCCTCGACCAGCTGCAGATGCCAGTGCTCGGCCTGTGGTGCCATGACGACAAGATCATCGACATCTCCGCACTCGACAGCCTGCGCAACGGCCTGAAGAATGCCAGCGCGATCAGCACCAGCATGCTGACCGGCTGCAACCACATGCCGAATGTGGAGAAGCCCGAGGAAACGGCGCGCATCATCACGGGGTTTGCGCTGTCGCACTGA
- a CDS encoding M1 family metallopeptidase gives MRPFHLLAFGALALPLSALAADPHSYAQPDQVRVTHLDLDLKVDFPHKQLDGQATLKLDWKDAKAQSLVLDTRDLKIASVEGIDAAGKASALKYALAPRDKELGSKLTIATPQHPAQVRIVYTTVPTASGLQWLTPEQTADKKLPFMFSQSESIHARSWVPLQDSPAVRFTYDAHVSAPKDVRVVMSALNDANHPLDGDFTFSQPHPISSYLLAIAAGDIAAKETGPRSAVYAEPSVVGKAAKEFEDTEKLIKAAEALYGPYAWGRYDLLVLPPSFPFGGMENPNMTFATPTLLVGDKSLVSVISHELAHSWSGNLVTSAAWRDIWLNEGFTTYVQGRITEAVYGKALADEEALISARGLQKNLKDMPENAQRLAPKPGIGADDSISEVPYDKGSWFLRTLEQRFGRETFDAYLKGYFAHFAFQSITTEQMLDYLKANLFDKNPGKMSWDEVKQWVYEPGVPKDAPLPDSPRFNAIDKARASFLAGSLAADKLDAKSWNTQEWMYFLDGLPDVTPLDKIKQIDAAWHLTGTPNAEIGMRWYSHAIAAGDKDVWPAAAEHMTRIGRLYLTMPLYRAFVKTPDGLAYAEQVYAKAKNGYHPLTQDAVESLFAKAKKGDKK, from the coding sequence ATGCGCCCGTTCCACCTCCTCGCCTTCGGCGCGCTCGCGCTGCCGCTGAGTGCCCTCGCCGCCGACCCGCATTCCTACGCCCAGCCCGACCAGGTCCGTGTGACCCATCTGGACCTGGACCTGAAGGTCGACTTCCCGCACAAGCAGCTCGATGGCCAGGCCACGCTGAAGCTGGACTGGAAGGATGCGAAGGCGCAGTCGCTGGTGCTGGATACGCGCGACCTGAAGATCGCCAGCGTCGAAGGCATCGACGCCGCGGGCAAGGCGAGCGCGCTGAAGTACGCACTGGCGCCGCGCGACAAGGAACTGGGCAGCAAGCTCACCATCGCCACGCCGCAGCATCCGGCCCAGGTGCGCATCGTCTACACCACGGTGCCGACCGCGTCGGGCCTGCAGTGGCTGACGCCGGAGCAGACGGCGGACAAGAAGCTGCCCTTCATGTTCTCGCAGTCCGAATCCATCCACGCGCGCTCGTGGGTGCCGCTGCAGGATTCGCCGGCTGTCCGCTTCACCTATGACGCCCACGTCAGCGCACCGAAGGACGTGCGCGTGGTGATGAGCGCACTGAACGACGCCAACCATCCGCTGGATGGCGACTTCACGTTCAGCCAGCCGCATCCGATTTCCTCCTACCTGCTGGCCATCGCGGCAGGCGATATCGCGGCGAAGGAAACCGGCCCGCGTTCGGCCGTCTATGCGGAGCCCAGCGTGGTCGGCAAGGCCGCGAAGGAATTCGAGGACACCGAGAAGCTGATCAAGGCCGCCGAGGCACTGTACGGCCCGTACGCCTGGGGTCGCTACGACCTGCTGGTGCTGCCGCCGTCGTTCCCGTTCGGCGGCATGGAAAACCCGAACATGACCTTCGCCACGCCGACCCTGCTGGTGGGCGACAAGAGCTTGGTGTCGGTGATTTCGCATGAGCTGGCCCACTCGTGGTCGGGCAACCTGGTGACCAGCGCCGCGTGGCGCGACATCTGGCTCAATGAGGGTTTCACCACCTACGTGCAGGGCCGCATCACCGAAGCCGTCTACGGCAAGGCGCTGGCCGACGAAGAAGCGCTGATCTCGGCGCGCGGCCTGCAGAAGAACCTGAAGGACATGCCGGAGAACGCACAGCGCCTCGCGCCGAAGCCCGGCATCGGCGCCGACGATTCCATTTCCGAAGTGCCTTACGACAAGGGCAGCTGGTTCCTGCGCACGCTGGAGCAGCGCTTTGGTCGCGAGACGTTCGATGCGTATCTGAAGGGTTACTTCGCGCACTTCGCGTTCCAGAGCATCACCACGGAACAGATGCTGGATTACCTGAAGGCCAATCTGTTCGACAAGAACCCCGGCAAGATGAGCTGGGATGAAGTGAAGCAGTGGGTGTACGAGCCGGGCGTGCCGAAGGATGCGCCGCTGCCGGATTCGCCGCGCTTCAACGCCATCGACAAGGCACGCGCCTCGTTCCTCGCCGGCTCGCTCGCCGCCGACAAGCTCGACGCGAAGAGCTGGAACACGCAGGAGTGGATGTACTTCCTCGACGGCCTGCCGGACGTGACGCCGCTGGACAAGATCAAGCAGATCGACGCCGCCTGGCACCTCACCGGCACGCCGAACGCGGAGATCGGCATGCGCTGGTACAGCCACGCCATCGCTGCCGGCGACAAGGACGTGTGGCCGGCAGCCGCCGAGCACATGACACGCATCGGCCGCCTGTACCTGACCATGCCGCTGTACCGCGCCTTCGTGAAGACGCCGGATGGCCTCGCCTACGCCGAGCAGGTCTACGCCAAGGCGAAGAACGGCTACCACCCGCTGACGCAGGACGCGGTGGAATCGCTGTTCGCCAAGGCGAAGAAGGGCGACAAGAAGTAA